Proteins encoded by one window of Metamycoplasma subdolum:
- a CDS encoding ABC-F family ATP-binding cassette domain-containing protein — protein sequence MLEVVGLSKIFPDKKLFTNVNLKFLPGNVYGIIGANGVGKSTFLKILSGEIEASEGSVIKDKNSRLSVLSQNQNEFDDYIATNVVIMGNKELYDLNLEKNAIYENPNATMEDYEKASLLEQKFGEMGGWNAENDAQTLLSNLGIAKEKWNAKMSTLKASEKVKVLLAKALFGNPDVLIMDEPTNRLDLKTIKWLENFLANYENIVIVVSHDSDFLDEICTHTVDIDYSEAKLFVGNYSFWKQSSQLILEMRQKQNLKKEEQAQKLKEFIARFSANASKSRQATSRKKLLEKLVIDEIKPSSRKYPFIRFELNREPGKQVLSVENLGYKNEKGEWLFQNVSFTLKQHDKMVVIGEDDIAKTKLLEIINGEVKPTTGQVTWGITIKPNYFPNNNLKFFQNNETILEWISKWPLNNSTQETKDNSDSRMRSFLGRMLFSNDTVFKKVNVTSGGEKVRLMFSKIMLEESNFLSFNQPLDHLDSEAIDSFIEAIKLYKSSCIFTTYNRAFIKECANVILEIKPDESFLFYGALDEYEKAMNY from the coding sequence GAAGCTAGTGAAGGCAGTGTAATTAAAGATAAAAATTCACGTTTAAGCGTACTTTCTCAAAACCAAAATGAATTTGATGATTATATTGCAACCAATGTTGTTATTATGGGAAATAAAGAACTTTATGACCTTAATTTAGAAAAAAATGCTATTTATGAAAATCCAAATGCAACAATGGAAGATTATGAAAAGGCAAGTTTGCTTGAACAAAAATTTGGCGAAATGGGCGGATGAAATGCTGAAAATGACGCTCAAACTTTACTATCAAATTTAGGAATTGCTAAAGAAAAATGGAATGCTAAAATGTCAACTTTAAAAGCAAGTGAAAAAGTTAAAGTTTTACTTGCAAAAGCACTTTTTGGCAACCCTGATGTTTTAATCATGGATGAACCAACAAACAGGCTTGATTTAAAAACAATTAAATGGCTAGAGAACTTTTTAGCAAATTACGAAAATATTGTTATTGTAGTTAGCCATGACTCTGACTTTTTAGATGAAATTTGTACCCATACAGTTGATATAGATTATTCTGAAGCAAAACTTTTTGTTGGAAATTATTCTTTCTGAAAACAATCAAGTCAACTTATTTTAGAAATGAGACAAAAACAAAACTTAAAGAAAGAAGAGCAGGCACAAAAACTTAAAGAATTTATCGCTCGGTTTTCAGCAAATGCTTCAAAATCAAGACAAGCAACAAGCAGGAAGAAATTACTTGAAAAATTAGTTATTGATGAAATAAAACCATCATCAAGAAAATACCCTTTCATTCGTTTTGAACTTAATAGAGAGCCTGGGAAACAAGTACTTTCTGTTGAAAACTTAGGTTATAAAAATGAAAAAGGTGAATGACTTTTCCAAAATGTTTCCTTTACCTTAAAACAACATGACAAAATGGTTGTGATTGGTGAAGATGATATTGCAAAAACCAAACTTTTAGAAATTATTAATGGCGAGGTAAAACCTACTACTGGACAAGTAACTTGAGGAATAACAATTAAGCCTAATTACTTTCCAAATAATAATCTAAAATTCTTTCAAAATAATGAGACAATTTTAGAGTGAATTAGCAAATGACCATTGAATAATTCAACACAAGAAACTAAAGATAATTCAGATTCAAGAATGAGATCATTTTTAGGAAGAATGCTTTTTTCAAATGATACCGTATTTAAGAAAGTTAATGTGACAAGTGGTGGTGAAAAAGTAAGGCTTATGTTTTCTAAAATTATGCTTGAAGAAAGTAATTTTTTGAGTTTTAACCAACCATTAGATCACCTTGATAGTGAAGCAATCGATTCATTCATTGAAGCAATAAAACTTTACAAAAGTTCATGCATTTTTACAACATATAATAGAGCATTTATTAAAGAATGTGCAAACGTAATTTTAGAAATAAAACCAGATGAAAGTTTTCTATTTTATGGAGCACTTGATGAATATGAAAAAGCAATGAATTATTAA